In Capillibacterium thermochitinicola, the genomic stretch TTCGTGTCTTGACAATGGGGGGCATTATAAACAATCAGTTTTATATTCCATTATATTTATAGTCATGCCCCCATCCCTTTAGATAAAACACGAACAAGGCAGGCGATAGCCTGCCTTTCGCTTTGCGACAGGACTAATCTTCTAATTCTTCGAGGCGCTTTTTTACATCATCAAGCTGATTTTCAAGAAATTCAGCCTGCCTTTTCAGAAATTCTTTTTCATCTACATCCGATGCTAAATACGCCCCACTTGCATTTTGAGCACCAAAGCGTGCCCACCTTGGCAAACCGGTCGCATAAAACATTCGCCTAAAGCCTCGTCCCCGTCCGAATCCAAATCCGCAACCGATGGGGTTTGCATAACCCGGAACGGCAAAACCTGCGCAAAAGCCTGCACCTCGCCCTGTCATA encodes the following:
- a CDS encoding DUF5320 domain-containing protein, with the translated sequence MPRGDGTGPLGMGPMTGRGAGFCAGFAVPGYANPIGCGFGFGRGRGFRRMFYATGLPRWARFGAQNASGAYLASDVDEKEFLKRQAEFLENQLDDVKKRLEELED